Part of the Streptomyces sp. NBC_01353 genome, ACTGCCCGTCAACATCCTGGCCGTGCTGTGGGGCGGGGCGATGACGCTCAACCTCATCTGGCCGCGAGCGGCCGTCTACAACGCCGCCGCCCCCTACCACTGGTATCTGCGGTGGGGTGCCGTCCTGTTCGTCGGCGCGATCGCGCTGGGCGGCTTCGCCTACTACTGGTTCGTCCAGCGGCACCGTACGGGCGTTCTGGCGGAACACGCCGCCGTCACGTCCCCCGGGACCGCTGCATTGAAGAAGGAGGTCACCCCCTCATGACCGAGACGTTCGACAGCGGAGAGTTCGACTACGTCGTCGTCGGCGGTGGAACCGCGGGCAACGTCGTCGCCGCGCGGCTCAGCGAGGACCCGTCCGTGACGGTCTGTGTGCTGGAGGCGGGGCCGAGCGACGTCGGGAACGACGACGTCCTCAAGCTGGAGCGGTGGATGGGACTGCTGGAGTCCGGCTACGACTGGGACTACCCGGTCGAACCCCAGGACAGCGGCAACAGCTTCATGCGGCACGCCCGAGCCAAGGTGCTCGGCGGCTGTTCCTCGCACAACTCCTGCATCGCCTTCTGGGCACCGGCGGAGGACCTGGACGACTGGGCGGGCGCCGGCTGTACGGGCTGGAGCGCGGCGGACCTCTTCCCGCTGTACCGCCGTCTGGAGAACAACGACGCCCCGGGTGACCACCACGGCCGGACCGGACCCGTCAAGCTCCGCACCCTCAAGGGCGGGGACCCGTGCGGCGAGGCGCTGCTGAAGGCGTGTGCGCAGGCCGGCATCCCCACGACCCCCTTCAACAGCGGCTCGACGGTCGTGCGGGGCGCGAACTGGTTCCAGATCAACTCGGACGAGAACAACATCCGGCAGTCCTCCTCGGTCGCCTATCTCCATCCGATCCTGGGCAAGCGTCCCAACCTGGAGATACGCACCGGAGTACGGGCGAAGAAGCTGGTCCTCGACGGGCGGCGCTGTGTCGGCGCCGAGTACCTGGACCCGGACCTGATCCACACCCGGACGGTCCGCGCCCGCCGCGAGGTGATCGTCTCGTGCGGTTCCATCGACACCCCGAAGCTGCTGATGCTGTCCGGCATCGGCCCGGCGGAGCATCTGCGGGAGACGGGCGTCGAGGTGCTCGTGGACTCCGCGGGAGTCGGCGAGAACCTTCAGGACCACCCAGAGGGCGTCATCATGTGGGAGGCGGCGCAGCCGATGACCACCACGTCCAGCCAGTGGTGGGAGGCGGGCATCTTCTACGACACCGAGCCGGGTCTGGACCGGCCGGACCTGATGTTCCACTACGGCTCGGTGCCCTTCGACATGAACACCAGCCGGCACGGCTATCCGACCTCCGAGAACGCCTTCTGTCTGACGCCCAACGTCACCCGTGCCAAGTCCCGGGGCACGGTGCGGCTGCGGACCCGTGACTACCGTGACAAGCCGAGGGTCGACCCCCGGTACTTCACGCACGAGCACGACGCCCGGGTGATGACGTACGGCCTCAAGCTCGCGCGTCGCATCGCGCAGCAGCCCGCGCTCTCGGGCTGGGCGGGCGCCGAACTCGCGCCGGGGCCCGACGTCCGTACCGACGACGAGCTGCTCGACTACATCCGCAAGACGCACAACACCGTCTACCACCCGGCGTGCACGGTGAAGATGGGTGCGGACGACGACCCGACGGCACCGCTCGACGCCCGACTGCGGGTCAAGGGGGTGGAGGGGCTGCGTGTCGCCGACGGGTCGGTGATGCCGGATCTCGTCACCGTCAATCCGTGCATCACGACCATGATGATCGGTGAGAAGTGCGCCGATCTGCTCCGCGAGGACGCGTGACGGGGCGCCCGACCCGGCCGGTGCCGGGTCGGGCGCTCTCGGCCTAGAAGGTGAGGTTCCAGGCGTCGATCCTGCCGGTGTCCTGGGCGGCGTTGTCGTTCACGCGGAGCTTCCAGACGCCGTTCGCGACCTCGGAGGAGGCGTTGACGGTGAAGGTCTGGACGATGTTGTCCGTGCCGCTGCCGGTCCGGTTGTGCACGGTGTACACGGTGCCGTCGGGGGCGACCAGGTCGACCTTCAGGTCACCGATGTAGGTGTGCTTGATGTCCACCCCGACCTTCAGGGTGGCCGGCGCGTTGCCGGTGACACCGCTGACCGTGATCGAGCTCTCCACGGTCGCGTTGTCGGCGATCGTGACGTCGCCGAGGTTCTCGAAGTACGCGCCGGGCGGCGGGGTGGAGCCGCCGACGGCCTTCAGCGCGTCGGCCGCGCCCTCACCGAAGAAGCCGTTGTTGGTCGTGGTGCCCTTGCAGCGGGTGTCCGAGGGGCACGCCCGGTCCGTGGCCTGCACGCCCAGCTGGTCCCGGATCTGCGCCGGGGTGAACGCCGGGTTCACACTCGCGATCAGCGCCGCGACGCCCGCCACGTGCGGGGAGGCCATCGACGTGCCGTTCATGTTTCCGTACTTGCCGCCCGGGAGCGTCGAGTAGACACCGGAGGCGCCGTCGCCGCCCGGGGCCGCGATGTCGATCACGCCGTTGCCGAAGTTCGAGTACGAGGCCTTCGCGCCGCCGTTGCCCTGCGCCGCGACCGTCACGACGCCCGGGAGCTCGGTCGGGATGTCGATGCAGGCGTTGGTGATGGTGCGGGTGACCGGCGTGGAGTCGTTGGGGCTCTCGCTGTCGGTCGTCTTGTTCGCCAGGTCGTAGTTGGAGTTGCCGGCGGCGGCGACCTGGAGCGAGCCCTTGCCCTCGGCGTACGCCTGGGCGCGCTTGACGCCCTCGATGATGGCGGCCTGGTCCACGTTGTCCGGGCAGTTGAACTGCCACGGGTCCGTGTAGTAGCTGTTGTTGGTGACCTTGAAGCCGTGGTCACCGGCCCACATGAAGCCGCAGACGGTGTTCTCGGCGAAGAAGAGGCTGCTGGTCGGCTCGGCGATGCGGACCGAGGAGATCTTCACGCCCGGCGCGACGCCGATGACGCCCTTGCTGTTCTTGGCGGCGGCGACGGTGCCGGCGACGTGCGTGCCGTGGGTGCCGACGTCCCGCCAGGCGCCGGCGCGGGTGTCCGCCTTGCCGTAGGCGCAGGAGACCGAGTCGGCCGCGTTGAAGTTGGGCGCGATGTCCTGGTGCTGGTCGTCGACGCCGGTGTCGAGGATGCCGACCTTGACGGAGGCGGAACCGGTGGTGACGGCCCAGGCCTGGTCGGCCTTGATCTGGGTCATGTCCCAGCGGTTGGACTCCGTGAGCGTCGTCGGCGACTGCGCCGGGTTCGCGGGGAGCGCCGGGCTGTAGGCGTCGGAGGGGACGTCGGAGGTACGGGTGGCGCCGACCTGCTGGACGCCTGCGACCGTACGCATCGTCGAGGCGAAGCCCGTGGACGTCGAGTGGGCGACGATGACACCGATGGCGTCGTACGAGGCGAAGACCGAACCGCCGTTGCTCGCCACGGCGTTGCGCACGGCCGTGGTGTCACCGGGAGCGGTGATGACCAGGTAGGCGCGGGTACCGGCGGCCCAGGCGGCGGCCGGGGCCGCCACGTTCGCCGTCCTCGACACCGAGGCGCCGGCGGGCTCAGGGGTGGTCGATTCCACTGCCTGGGCGGGTGCGGCGAGAGCGACGGCCGCGCCGAGAGCGGCGGCGGCCGCGACCGAGAGTCTCAGCCGGCTGGATATGTGGGAAAACAATGCGTCCTCCGATGACCGGGTGGCGCTGGTGGCGCCGACCTGGCCGTGTGATGTGTGGGGTGGACGCAAGATCCCAGACGTTGCCGTGCGGAAGGAAGGATTCTGTCCGACAAGCCCGTTGGCGTTACAGAGTGTTGACCTGACGGGACGCCGGTCGGGGAGGGTTTCCGCCTCGATGCGGTGCTTCGTTCCGGCTGGTACGTACCGGGCGTCGAGCCGGGCCCATGTCGGCGGGGATCCCCGGCCGGGCAGCTATCGTGGGCGCCGTGCGAGTGCTGCCGGGCGGGGACGACGTCGTAGGTGGGGTCGACCACCGGCCGGTGCCCGAGGGCTCGGAATGAGAGCGGCCCTCACGCCCACCGGGCGGGTACGCCGGCTCCGTATGCGGATCACCGCGCTGTTCGCCCTCACCAGCGCCCTGGGCCTCGTCACGATGGCCGTCCTCGCCGTCCGCAGCGACGACGCGCGGTGGCGCGAGCAGCTCGACCGGTCGATGAACCTCGACACCACGCAGGCGATCAGCCTGCTCACGTACGACGCGGACGACCGGATCGACACCCGCGACCTCGTCGAGACCGTCGACGCCGACTGCCCGCCGCTGACCGTGTTCTCCGTGCCGCGCGACGGGGCCTCGGGGCCGGTCGTCGACTTCGCCGCGGCACGGCCGTGTCTGACCGCCCGTCCCGCCGACCTGCGGGCGGTCGCGGAGGACGCCGTACGCCGGGAGGACGTCGTCGCCGTCGACCGGCGCGCGCAGGACGGACGGCCCGTGCGGCTCTTCGCGGAGCCCTTCTTCGCGCCCGACGCCGAGGGAGCCGACGGGCGCGACGGTGTCGTGGTCACCGTGTACGAGACCACGGTGCCGCTCGCCGAGCACCGACGGACGACCTGGGTCCTGACGGGCGGCTGCGCGGTGCTGGTCCTGCTGTCGGCGGCCGTCGGCCATGTGCTCTCCGGGCGGGCGATCCGCCCGGCGCTGACGGTCCTGGGGCAGCAGGAGGCGTTCCTCGCCGACGCGGCCCACGACCTGCGGACGCCGGTCGCCTCACTGCGGATGCTCGCCGAGACCGCCCTGCGCGGCGAGACGGACACCACCGACGTGCTGCGCCGCACGATGCGGCTGGCGGACGGCATGGGCGGCCTCGTCGACGGGCTGCTGACCCGAGCCCGGCTGATGAGCGGGGCGCAGAGCCTCGCGCCGGAGCCGCTGCGCCTGGACCAGCTGGTGGAGGCGGTGGTCGCGGACACACCGGCCGAGGGGCACCGGGTGACGGTACGGGCCGAGGAGACGGTGGTCGTGGCCGATCCCGAGCTCGTGCGGCGCGCCGTGGCGAACCTCCTGGGCAACGCGCTCGCCCACGGCCACGCCCCCGGTATGCCCGCCGACGTGACGATCGACGTCGCACGGGACGGCACGGTGACGGTCGAGGACACCGGTCCCGGGCTGCCACCGGGCGTGGCCGAGTCCCTGTTCGAGCGCTTCCGCAGTGGGGCGGGGTCGACCGGGCTCGGCCTCTCCATCGCCTCGTGGGTCGCCCACGCGCACGGGGGAAGCCTCGCCGCGGGGCGGGGAACGCGCGACGGCGGCGCCCGCTTCGTCCTGCGCCTGCCGGCCGGGCCCGACCGTCAGTAGAGGCGTGGGGACATGACCTGAGGCTCGACACCGGGCACTTCGAGGACGCAGCGGGGGATGCCGGGACCGGGCGCCGCACGGACCGTCGCCGGGGTCGGCGGTTCGGTCGGCAGCTCGATGTGCACGGCCACCGGATGGCCGGCACCGGCCGTGGCTTGCCCCGTCTCCTTGCCGTCGACGAGGACCTCCACCACCGCGGTGTGGCCGGTCTGGATGGTGACGCTGACCGAGTGCCCCGCGTGGTCGATGTGGAAATGGTGGCGTCGTCTCATGGGGTCGCCTCCGACCGGTCGCCGTCCACGCCCCCAGAACCAGGGTAGCCATCCGGCACCGGGCCGGCCTGGTCGGCGGTCGGGACGGCGTCACCCGAACAGCCCTCTTCCAGGCGTGCAACCACCCCTCCGTCCGGTGCACTGGAGAGGCAACACGTCCGCCGAGCATGGAGACGACCATGTACGAAATGCACGTCGGCATAGCGCCCCGAGACGGGATCTTCGTCTGGCACGTGGCCGCCATGGGCACCGCGACCGCCCTGTGCGGGCAGTCCCTCCACGAGGAACCCCTCGAAGAGCGCGACAGGACCGACCGTCACTGCACCCCCTGCATGAGCTCGTTCCAGGAGTTGATGAACGACCGGAAGTGAGGGGCGGGACCTCGGGTCGGACACCTCCTGGGCCTCGATCCGCCGGACAGGCGCTAGACCTCGAGGCGGTCCCGTAGGGCCGACAGCGGCGTGCGCTTCGCGGTGCGTTCGCGCGAGTGGCGGTCGAGTTCCTCCATGAGGCGGCGCCCGCGGTGGCCGGGATCCAGTTCGTCGAGGATCCGGTCGATCTCCGCGAGCAGCGCGCCGTGGAGCTGCCACTGCCGGGGGTCCCGCTGGACGCCCTGGAGCAGCAGGTCGGCCACGTGGTCACGGACCGCGCGGGTCGCGACGAGCTCCCCGGCGAGCCGCTCCTCCGCGGCGTCGGCGTTCGCACTGACGCGTGCGGTGACGAGGACGGCGTAGCTCACGAGGGTGTCCGCGACCCGGGCCAGGAGGTCTTCGAGCGCGATCGCCACGTCGCGTGGGAAGAGCTCCTCCTCCCGGCGTTCCTTGGCGAGGTCGGCGAGCGTACGGGCCAGGACGCGCAGGACGACCGCGCAGATCTCCAGCGTGTCGAGCCCGGTGCGCAGGACGACGCGGTGCAGAAGTCCCTCCTTGACGCGCGGATTGAGGCGGAGGCTGTCCTCCGCCTGCCGCAGCGCCGCGTCGACCTCGGCCACGTCGTTGTCGAGCCGGCGCGCTTCGTGCAGCCGCGCCTCGTGCCGGCGCGCGGCGGCGTGGGCGACCGGGGCCTGGGTCGCGAGCTCCTCGCCCATGCGCAGCAGCAGCTGCCGCATCCGCCGTGCCAGGTCCTCGATGGACTCCCCCGCCGATCCGACCCAGACCGGTGGGGCGAGCAGCATGTTGAACAGCAGGCCCACCACCGCCCCGATGAGCGTTTCGAGGACCCTGTCCCAGGCGGTGTCGGTGACCTGGGTGACGCCGAGGACGAGCATGGCGCTGATCGCGACCTCGGGCACGAACTCGTCGACGCGCACGAACCGGCCCACCACCAGCGAGGCCAGGATGATCAGCGCGAGACTCCACCAGGTCAGCCCGACCAGGGCGCTGAACGCGATCGCGATGATCACGCCGACGACCACGGAGTTGACCCGGCGGATCCCGGTCTTCAGCGTGGAGTAGAGCGTCACCTGGACGACGAGCAGGGCGGTGAGCGGCGCGGTCAGCGGGGCCGCCTCGCTGCTCAGCTGGAGGGCGACGACATAGGAGATCGTCGCCGCGGCCGTGGACCGGAGGGTCTGGACGACGACCGGGTCCCTGCGCCGCGCGAGCAGGTCGGCCACCGGTTGTCGTAGCGCGGCGCGCACGTCCGTCACCTCTCAAGGCTTCCGCACCCTCGGCCGCTTCGCACGCCGTACCGGGACGGCCCGCCGGAATGGCGATCTCGTCGGGGGTACGGTGGGATGGAGAACGATCACGCGTCCACGACGGATGGATGAAGGTTGTGTCGACCTCGAGCCATGCGGTGTCCGGCGCCCCCTGTTGGGTCAGTCTCATGGCCCGGGATCTCCGAGCCGCCGAGTCCTTCTACGGTGCCGTCTTCGGCTGGGACTTCCGGCCCACCCGGTTGGGTGAGGAGTTCTCCGTCGCCCTGAGCGAGGGGGCGCCCGTCGCCGGGATCGGCGCCTTGGCGCCACGTCTGGCCGTGGCGGTCGCCTGGACGCCGTACTTCGCCGTCGACGACGCCGATGTGACCGCGGCCCGTATCCGGGAGCGCAGCGCCACCGTGGCCGTCGGGCCTTTGCGGTTCGGTACGGGGCGGGCGGCGCTCGCCTCCGACCGCGAGGGCGCCGTCTTCGGCATCTGGGAGGGCGAGGTGATCCCCGACTGGAGTGTCGGCAAGGGAGGCGCCCCGGCCTGGCTGGAGCTGCGGACGAGGAACGCCTTCGACGCGGCCATCTTCTACGCCGAGGTGCTGGACTGGGCAGGCGAGCGGCCCGGCTGCTGCCAGGTCGCCTACGAGGACGACCATGTCGTGCTGAGCCACGCGGGCATCACCGTCGCCCGGCTGTTCGGCGGCGCGGTGGAGGCGGCCCCTGATCCGCAGGTCAGGCCGCGCTGGCATGTGCACTTCCGGGTGCCCGATGTCGACATCGCCGCCGAGACGGCCCTCAAGGCCGGCGGTACGACCGCTTCGGCCGTACTCCCCTCGGGCAACGGCCGGCGCATCACGCTGCGCGATCCGGACGGCGGGCTCTTCACGGTGTCCGACAGCGTGGAGTGACCGCGGGGCATCCCGTCCGGGAGGTCAGTCGCCCGCGTGCGCGGCCCGGCGGATCGTCGCGTCGAGGAGGGCCAGGGCCTGGTCCGCGGTACGTCCCGGTGCACGGTTCCAGGGGCCGATGAGACCGGTCCAGCCCTGGGCGCGCAGTTCGGTGACGATCCAGGCGGCGGAGCGGTTCATGGTGTCGGCACTGCCGTAGCCGAGGCGGTGCGCGGTGAGCAGGGCGCCGCAGAGGCAGCGGGCGCCCCGGGCGTCCCGGAGGCGGTACGGGCGGTTCTGCCAGCCCCACTCGACGAGGACGCGGCGGGCGTGGGCGAGGTGGGTGGAGGGCCGCAGGTCGGCCTGTCCGATGCGACGCCAGGTGTGCAGCCGGTCGGGCAGGACCGCGCCGAGGCGTCCGGGGAGCCGCCGTTCGGCGGGCGGGGGCGTGGTGAGGCCGGCGAGGGCTGCGGCGACGAGCTGGTCGACGGGGACGGTGAGCAGCCGACGCCACTCCTCGGGGGCGGGTGGCGCTCCGACGGGGGCGGGTGGGGGCTCGGCCGGCATGCCCCAGTGCCGGACGATCTCCTGCCAGGCGGCGGTGTCGTGGAGCCGCGCGGCGGCACGGTCGACGGTTTCTGGGGCGAGGGTCGGCGGGGACATAGGGCGCTCCGGGCTCGGCGGATCTCCGACTCATCAGAATGTCGGCCTTGCCCCGATCATTCTTGAGCGATCCACCCAAAAGTTACCAATCGGTATGCCGTGACTTCCCATCCGGGCGGCAGTAGAACTCGTTCCCATTCCACCCGACAGTGAGGAACAACATGGCTGTTTCACGCCGTGGATTCATCACGGGAACAGGTTCTATTCTCGGCGCCTTGGCGCTCCCCTCGCAGGCCTACGGATCGACCACGCAGGCCCGCATCCCCGCTCTGGTGATCGGCACCGGATACGGCGGCTCCGTCGCCGCGCTGCGCCTCGCCCAGGCGGGCGTCGACGTGCAGATGGTCGAGATGGGCATGGCCTGGGACACCCCCGGCCCCGACGGCAAGATCTTCGCCAACACGACCACCCCCGACTACCGCTCGTTCTGGCTCCGCACCCGGACCAAGCAGCCGCTGAGCCAGTTCCTCGGCTTCCCGCTCGACAAGGACGTCCCTCAGCACACCGGCATCCTGGACGCCGAGGAGTTCGGCGGCATCACGGTCTACCAGGGCCGGGGCGTCGGCGGCGGTTCGCTGGTGAACGGCGGCATGGCGGTCACGCCACGCCGCGAGAACTTCGGGGCGATCCTGCCGTCCGTGAACGCCGACGAGATGTACGACGTCTACTACCCCCGCGCCAACGCCGGCCTCGGGGTGAACCACGTCGACCCCGCCTGGTGGGAGAGCGCCGCCTGCTACCAGTACGCGCGGGTCGGCCGTAAGCACGCCCAGCGCTCCGGCTTCCCGTTCGTCTTCGTGCCGAACGTCTACGACTGGGAGTACATGAAGCAGGAGCAAGCCGGCGCCGTGCCCAGGTCGGCCCTGGCCGGCGAGGTGCTCTACGGCAACAACCACGGCAAGAAGACCCTGCAGAAGACCTATCTCGCGCAGGCTCGGGCGACCGGCCGGGTCACCGTCACACCGCTGCACAGGGTGACGTCGGTGACCCCCGCGTCCGGCGGCGGCTACACGGTCGTCATGGACGTGCTCGACAGCGGCGGGAACACCACGGCCACCACCTCCGCCGTCGCCGACCGGGTGTTCTTCGCGGCCGGCAGCGTCGGCACCAGCAAGCTGCTCACCAAGCTGAGGGCCACCGGCGCGCTGCCCCTCCTCAACGGCGAGATCGGCCAGGGCTGGGGCGACAACGGCAACGTCATGTGCGGCCGTGCGAACCACATGTGGGACCCGACCGGAAAGCTCCAGTCGTCCATGCCGACGGCCGGCATCGACAACTGGGCCGCGGGCGGGGCCTTCGCCGAGGTGGCGCCTCTACCGACCGGGATCGAGACGTACGCCTCGTTCTATCTGTCGATCACCAGGAACCCGCACCGCGCCGCGTTCTCGTGGAACGCCGCGGCGGGCCGCGTCGACCTGAACTGGCAGACCGCCTGGAAGCAGCCGTCCATCGACGCCGCGAAGACCATCTTCGACAAGATCAACGCGAAGGAGGGCACGATCTACCGCACCGACCTCTTCGGCGCGTACAAGATCTGGGGCGACCACCTCACGTACCACCCGCTCGGCGGCGCGGTGCTGAACCGCGCCACCGACAACTACGGTCGCCTCCACGGCCATCCGGGCCTGTATGTGATCGACGGGGCGCTGATCCCCGGCAACACCAGCGTCAACCCGTTCGTCACCATCACCGCGCTCGCCGAACGCAACATCGAGAAGATCATCGCCACCGATCTCTGAGGTCACTGGGATGGCAGCACACACACCGCGTCGAGGCCGAGCACCCGGTTGAGCCGCCCGAACGACAACCAGGAGCCGATGCTCATCGTCAGCTCCACGATCTCGGGCTGGCTGTAGTGAGCGGTCATACGAGTCCAGAAGTCCTCGTCGAGACCGTGATGATCCAGGGCGTACCGCTCGGCGTACTCCGCGGCCAGCCGCGTACGGTCGTCGAAGGCATCGGTGGTGCGCCACTGGGTCACCGCGTCCGCGAACGACTCCTCGACCTTCTCGCCGTCGCGGTCGGTCCGCCAGTCGAGGCAGAACAGACAGCCGTTGATCTGCGCGATGCGCAGCCGCGCGGCCTCGAACTCGCGCAGCCCCAGGGTCGTATGGGCGTAGACCGAGAGCGAGAAGTTCGCGGCGGCCGTCCCGATCTCGGGGACGATCTCGCCCCACACGTATTCGATCGGGTGCCTGCCGTCGGGTACGTCGATTCTCATGGCCGTTTCCTTCCCAGTCGGCCCACTGCGGGCCGCAGCGGGACGTCGAGCGCGTCGTAGAGGCCGGGCTTCGCGTCCACGAGCCAGTCGACGGCGTTCACCAGCCGGCCGACGGCCGTTGCGTTCCCGCCCGCGGAACGGTTCTCGCCCTCGTCGCTCGCCTCCACCGTGACCTCGATGCGCGGGCGTCCCTCGATGACCACCCGGTGCGCTCCCGTGCCGTCGGGCGGCGTCGGCCAGTCGGGGGCGCAGGAGGGGTGGATGCGGGTGATGTGCTCGACGACGATGCGGGGTTCGCCGCCGACGATGCCCTGCACCTCGAAGCGCACGGCGCCCTGCGTGCCGGCCTCGAAGACGCCCATCGTGCGGGTGGTGACCGTGGAATCGAGGGCGCGCCGCTCCAAGGTCTCGCGAATCTCGTCGAGTTCGACGCCGAGGGCGCGGGCCATGAGCCGTAGCTGACCGCCCCACACCATGGTCGGTATCGACGGGGCCAGCATCAGGGGCTCGTACTCCATCGGGTGCCCCATGCCGATGAGGTGGCGGACCGAGTCCTCCTGCTCGTACGTGGAGTAGTCGAAGATCTCCTGGCAGCGGATCGCGTCCACGGTGGTGCCGAGGCCGCTGATCAGCAGGGGGAGCACGTCGTTGCCCCAGCCGGGGTCGACACCTGAGACGAAGAGCGACCCGCCGCCCTCCGCGACGGCGGCGAGCACCGGGTCCCGGAACTCCGGCGGGGCGCTGCGCGGATCGTAGAGCGGGTAGAGCGCGGGGGTCACCACCACCGCGCCCGCGCGGACGGCCCTGACGACGTCGGCGAGCGCCTCGTCGGGCCGGATGTCGCCGGACGCGGCGTACACCACCGCTCGGGGGCGGGCCGCGAG contains:
- a CDS encoding GMC family oxidoreductase N-terminal domain-containing protein, with protein sequence MTETFDSGEFDYVVVGGGTAGNVVAARLSEDPSVTVCVLEAGPSDVGNDDVLKLERWMGLLESGYDWDYPVEPQDSGNSFMRHARAKVLGGCSSHNSCIAFWAPAEDLDDWAGAGCTGWSAADLFPLYRRLENNDAPGDHHGRTGPVKLRTLKGGDPCGEALLKACAQAGIPTTPFNSGSTVVRGANWFQINSDENNIRQSSSVAYLHPILGKRPNLEIRTGVRAKKLVLDGRRCVGAEYLDPDLIHTRTVRARREVIVSCGSIDTPKLLMLSGIGPAEHLRETGVEVLVDSAGVGENLQDHPEGVIMWEAAQPMTTTSSQWWEAGIFYDTEPGLDRPDLMFHYGSVPFDMNTSRHGYPTSENAFCLTPNVTRAKSRGTVRLRTRDYRDKPRVDPRYFTHEHDARVMTYGLKLARRIAQQPALSGWAGAELAPGPDVRTDDELLDYIRKTHNTVYHPACTVKMGADDDPTAPLDARLRVKGVEGLRVADGSVMPDLVTVNPCITTMMIGEKCADLLREDA
- a CDS encoding S8 family serine peptidase, whose translation is MFSHISSRLRLSVAAAAALGAAVALAAPAQAVESTTPEPAGASVSRTANVAAPAAAWAAGTRAYLVITAPGDTTAVRNAVASNGGSVFASYDAIGVIVAHSTSTGFASTMRTVAGVQQVGATRTSDVPSDAYSPALPANPAQSPTTLTESNRWDMTQIKADQAWAVTTGSASVKVGILDTGVDDQHQDIAPNFNAADSVSCAYGKADTRAGAWRDVGTHGTHVAGTVAAAKNSKGVIGVAPGVKISSVRIAEPTSSLFFAENTVCGFMWAGDHGFKVTNNSYYTDPWQFNCPDNVDQAAIIEGVKRAQAYAEGKGSLQVAAAGNSNYDLANKTTDSESPNDSTPVTRTITNACIDIPTELPGVVTVAAQGNGGAKASYSNFGNGVIDIAAPGGDGASGVYSTLPGGKYGNMNGTSMASPHVAGVAALIASVNPAFTPAQIRDQLGVQATDRACPSDTRCKGTTTNNGFFGEGAADALKAVGGSTPPPGAYFENLGDVTIADNATVESSITVSGVTGNAPATLKVGVDIKHTYIGDLKVDLVAPDGTVYTVHNRTGSGTDNIVQTFTVNASSEVANGVWKLRVNDNAAQDTGRIDAWNLTF
- a CDS encoding HAMP domain-containing sensor histidine kinase, which codes for MRAALTPTGRVRRLRMRITALFALTSALGLVTMAVLAVRSDDARWREQLDRSMNLDTTQAISLLTYDADDRIDTRDLVETVDADCPPLTVFSVPRDGASGPVVDFAAARPCLTARPADLRAVAEDAVRREDVVAVDRRAQDGRPVRLFAEPFFAPDAEGADGRDGVVVTVYETTVPLAEHRRTTWVLTGGCAVLVLLSAAVGHVLSGRAIRPALTVLGQQEAFLADAAHDLRTPVASLRMLAETALRGETDTTDVLRRTMRLADGMGGLVDGLLTRARLMSGAQSLAPEPLRLDQLVEAVVADTPAEGHRVTVRAEETVVVADPELVRRAVANLLGNALAHGHAPGMPADVTIDVARDGTVTVEDTGPGLPPGVAESLFERFRSGAGSTGLGLSIASWVAHAHGGSLAAGRGTRDGGARFVLRLPAGPDRQ
- a CDS encoding aromatic acid exporter family protein produces the protein MTDVRAALRQPVADLLARRRDPVVVQTLRSTAAATISYVVALQLSSEAAPLTAPLTALLVVQVTLYSTLKTGIRRVNSVVVGVIIAIAFSALVGLTWWSLALIILASLVVGRFVRVDEFVPEVAISAMLVLGVTQVTDTAWDRVLETLIGAVVGLLFNMLLAPPVWVGSAGESIEDLARRMRQLLLRMGEELATQAPVAHAAARRHEARLHEARRLDNDVAEVDAALRQAEDSLRLNPRVKEGLLHRVVLRTGLDTLEICAVVLRVLARTLADLAKERREEELFPRDVAIALEDLLARVADTLVSYAVLVTARVSANADAAEERLAGELVATRAVRDHVADLLLQGVQRDPRQWQLHGALLAEIDRILDELDPGHRGRRLMEELDRHSRERTAKRTPLSALRDRLEV
- a CDS encoding VOC family protein, whose product is MARDLRAAESFYGAVFGWDFRPTRLGEEFSVALSEGAPVAGIGALAPRLAVAVAWTPYFAVDDADVTAARIRERSATVAVGPLRFGTGRAALASDREGAVFGIWEGEVIPDWSVGKGGAPAWLELRTRNAFDAAIFYAEVLDWAGERPGCCQVAYEDDHVVLSHAGITVARLFGGAVEAAPDPQVRPRWHVHFRVPDVDIAAETALKAGGTTASAVLPSGNGRRITLRDPDGGLFTVSDSVE
- a CDS encoding GMC oxidoreductase produces the protein MAVSRRGFITGTGSILGALALPSQAYGSTTQARIPALVIGTGYGGSVAALRLAQAGVDVQMVEMGMAWDTPGPDGKIFANTTTPDYRSFWLRTRTKQPLSQFLGFPLDKDVPQHTGILDAEEFGGITVYQGRGVGGGSLVNGGMAVTPRRENFGAILPSVNADEMYDVYYPRANAGLGVNHVDPAWWESAACYQYARVGRKHAQRSGFPFVFVPNVYDWEYMKQEQAGAVPRSALAGEVLYGNNHGKKTLQKTYLAQARATGRVTVTPLHRVTSVTPASGGGYTVVMDVLDSGGNTTATTSAVADRVFFAAGSVGTSKLLTKLRATGALPLLNGEIGQGWGDNGNVMCGRANHMWDPTGKLQSSMPTAGIDNWAAGGAFAEVAPLPTGIETYASFYLSITRNPHRAAFSWNAAAGRVDLNWQTAWKQPSIDAAKTIFDKINAKEGTIYRTDLFGAYKIWGDHLTYHPLGGAVLNRATDNYGRLHGHPGLYVIDGALIPGNTSVNPFVTITALAERNIEKIIATDL
- a CDS encoding carboxymuconolactone decarboxylase family protein; its protein translation is MRIDVPDGRHPIEYVWGEIVPEIGTAAANFSLSVYAHTTLGLREFEAARLRIAQINGCLFCLDWRTDRDGEKVEESFADAVTQWRTTDAFDDRTRLAAEYAERYALDHHGLDEDFWTRMTAHYSQPEIVELTMSIGSWLSFGRLNRVLGLDAVCVLPSQ
- a CDS encoding dihydrodipicolinate reductase translates to MIPTVVWGTGNVGRAALRAVDAHPALALAAVLVHDPAKVGRDAGELAGLDRALGVAATDDIDAVLAARPRAVVYAASGDIRPDEALADVVRAVRAGAVVVTPALYPLYDPRSAPPEFRDPVLAAVAEGGGSLFVSGVDPGWGNDVLPLLISGLGTTVDAIRCQEIFDYSTYEQEDSVRHLIGMGHPMEYEPLMLAPSIPTMVWGGQLRLMARALGVELDEIRETLERRALDSTVTTRTMGVFEAGTQGAVRFEVQGIVGGEPRIVVEHITRIHPSCAPDWPTPPDGTGAHRVVIEGRPRIEVTVEASDEGENRSAGGNATAVGRLVNAVDWLVDAKPGLYDALDVPLRPAVGRLGRKRP